The following coding sequences are from one Verrucosispora sp. WMMD573 window:
- a CDS encoding NAD-binding protein — MRGMAEPLLDRALRASRRLRVNGESRAHYVICGQDPLAYWVVRTMLAGETQAGRVRITLIVPERRRSPGPDGRDLPGIEVIRADRLDEVTFRRAGLADAAGLALLHQDDVGNMHAALCAQEVEPRLRLVVRMFNTGLANGVRQIFPDSAVLSDASMAAPAFVAAALGEIAPTHFRHGGRTLYVARRDDVRPSEIVCGVADTRDAQQDLVLPADDRDADVVLAEAVGRPAGTELAARRLVRARRRRRPVAVVLRAIRSFATRKIGIAVLVLLAMVAALGGLYANAAHVGWGDALYLTLVTTLTGQDPDTAKSAAEQVMQVVLNLAGLALIPLITAVVVDGVVNARLALHTGRILPERSGHVVVVGLGNIGTRVMAQLNDFGVEVVAIDKSADARGAGLARRLGVPLVVGDAGQEETLRAASVATCQALVVVSTDDGANLRAALNARALDDQLRVVLRLFDGDFAERVQRAFGIGTSRSVSYLAAPSFAAALLDRAVIATIPVGRHALLVTEVPVAAGSDLDGRTLATVGRAGSVRLLAHARAGQRLDWSPDPRMVIVAGDRLTVVARRAGLNALLREVAPPEPAPPSGTPLPREAAE, encoded by the coding sequence ATGCGGGGCATGGCGGAGCCGCTGCTCGATCGGGCCCTGCGGGCCAGCCGCCGGTTGCGGGTCAACGGGGAGTCCCGGGCGCACTACGTGATCTGCGGGCAGGATCCGCTCGCCTACTGGGTGGTGCGGACGATGCTGGCCGGCGAGACACAGGCCGGCCGGGTAAGGATCACCCTGATCGTGCCGGAGCGTCGGCGCTCTCCCGGGCCGGACGGCCGTGACCTGCCGGGCATCGAGGTGATCCGGGCCGACCGGCTGGACGAGGTCACCTTCCGCCGGGCGGGGCTGGCCGATGCCGCGGGGCTGGCCCTGCTGCACCAGGACGACGTGGGCAACATGCATGCCGCCCTCTGCGCCCAGGAGGTGGAGCCTCGGCTGCGCCTGGTGGTGCGGATGTTCAACACCGGCCTGGCCAACGGCGTACGGCAGATCTTCCCCGACTCGGCGGTGCTCTCGGACGCGTCGATGGCCGCGCCGGCCTTCGTGGCCGCCGCGCTCGGCGAGATCGCGCCGACGCACTTCCGGCACGGTGGACGCACCCTCTATGTGGCCCGCCGCGACGACGTACGCCCGAGCGAGATCGTCTGCGGGGTGGCCGACACCCGCGACGCCCAGCAGGATCTGGTGCTGCCGGCCGACGACCGGGATGCCGACGTGGTGCTCGCCGAGGCGGTCGGCCGGCCGGCCGGCACCGAACTGGCCGCGCGGCGGCTGGTCCGGGCGAGGCGGCGGCGTCGGCCGGTGGCGGTGGTGCTCCGCGCGATCCGCAGCTTCGCCACCCGGAAGATCGGGATCGCGGTGCTGGTGCTGCTCGCCATGGTGGCCGCCCTGGGCGGGCTGTACGCCAACGCGGCGCACGTCGGCTGGGGCGACGCGCTCTACCTGACGCTCGTCACCACCCTGACCGGGCAGGATCCGGACACTGCCAAGTCGGCCGCCGAGCAGGTCATGCAGGTGGTGCTGAACCTCGCCGGGCTGGCGCTGATCCCGCTGATCACGGCGGTGGTGGTCGACGGGGTGGTGAACGCCCGGCTGGCCCTGCACACCGGGCGGATCCTGCCCGAGCGCTCCGGGCACGTCGTGGTGGTCGGGCTCGGCAACATCGGCACCCGGGTGATGGCCCAGCTCAACGACTTCGGCGTCGAGGTGGTGGCGATCGACAAGAGCGCCGACGCGCGTGGTGCCGGGCTGGCCCGGCGGCTCGGCGTACCGCTGGTGGTGGGCGACGCGGGGCAGGAGGAGACGCTGCGGGCCGCCTCGGTGGCGACCTGCCAGGCGCTGGTGGTGGTCTCCACCGACGACGGGGCCAACCTGCGGGCCGCGCTGAACGCCCGTGCCCTCGACGACCAACTCCGCGTGGTGCTGCGACTCTTCGACGGCGACTTCGCCGAACGCGTCCAGCGGGCCTTCGGCATCGGCACCTCGCGCAGCGTCTCCTACCTGGCGGCGCCGTCGTTCGCCGCCGCCCTGCTGGACCGGGCGGTGATCGCCACCATCCCGGTGGGCCGGCACGCGTTGCTGGTCACCGAGGTGCCGGTGGCCGCCGGCTCGGACCTCGACGGTCGTACGCTCGCCACCGTCGGGCGGGCCGGCAGCGTCCGCCTGCTCGCCCACGCCCGGGCCGGGCAGCGCCTGGACTGGTCGCCGGACCCGCGCATGGTGATCGTGGCGGGTGACCGGCTGACCGTGGTGGCCCGCCGCGCCGGTCTGAACGCGTTGCTCCGTGAGGTCGCCCCGCCGGAGCCGGCACCGCCTTCCGGCACACCGCTACCGCGCGAGGCGGCAGAGTGA
- a CDS encoding FAD-dependent oxidoreductase translates to MTLSQLAGRFIGVRRHRVDPGGGGASRVPHPVTAVVVGGGIAGMSAAVVLAERGVEVTVLEAAPTLGGRLGAWPETLADGTRQVDEHGFHAFFRQYYNWRNILRRVDPTLRFLRAVPGYPVLSAEWPTEEFGRLPPAPPANLLTLLARSPSLRLRDLRGMDRDAALPLLTYDPVRTYAEFDHRTADELLDSLRLPDRARAMLFEVFSHSFFNHEAEMSAAEMIAQFHFYLLGNPEGLAFDCPDEDYATSIWGPLGRHVERQGGRIRTGEPVTGLHRDPDGWQVHSTHGTYRAGHVVLAVDPPALATLVEGSPSLTEQAPALAAALPAYGRPGPPYAVARYWCDGDVDTGRAIFSGVSRQATLDSVTLYHRLERESRHWAERTGGSVIELHAYACEPDVPATELAERMRAELAVLWPETNRLRVRELRARVEAKAPAFTPGSHAGRPGVRTDAAGLYLAGDGIGTDFPSALMERAAATGILAANHILRVEGGAAEPLDSIRPRGLLARR, encoded by the coding sequence GTGACGCTGTCGCAGTTGGCCGGACGGTTCATCGGCGTACGCCGGCACCGCGTCGACCCCGGCGGAGGTGGTGCCTCCCGCGTGCCGCATCCGGTCACCGCCGTGGTCGTCGGCGGCGGCATCGCCGGCATGTCCGCGGCGGTGGTGCTCGCCGAACGGGGTGTCGAGGTGACCGTGCTGGAGGCCGCACCCACCCTCGGCGGCCGGCTCGGTGCCTGGCCGGAAACCCTCGCCGACGGCACCCGCCAGGTCGACGAACACGGCTTCCACGCCTTCTTCCGGCAGTACTACAACTGGCGGAACATCCTGCGTCGGGTCGACCCGACGCTGCGTTTCCTGCGGGCCGTCCCCGGCTATCCGGTGCTCAGCGCCGAGTGGCCGACCGAGGAGTTCGGGCGGCTGCCCCCCGCGCCACCGGCGAACCTGCTCACCCTGCTCGCCCGCAGCCCCAGCCTGCGCCTGCGGGACCTGCGTGGAATGGACCGGGACGCGGCCCTGCCCCTGCTGACGTACGACCCGGTACGCACCTACGCCGAGTTCGACCACCGCACCGCCGACGAGCTGCTCGACTCGTTGCGGCTGCCCGACCGGGCCAGGGCGATGCTCTTCGAGGTCTTCTCCCACTCGTTCTTCAATCACGAAGCGGAGATGTCGGCCGCCGAGATGATCGCGCAGTTCCACTTCTACCTGCTCGGCAACCCGGAAGGACTGGCCTTCGACTGCCCCGACGAGGACTACGCCACGTCGATCTGGGGGCCGTTGGGCCGGCACGTCGAGCGGCAAGGCGGCCGGATCCGCACCGGGGAGCCGGTCACCGGTCTGCACCGCGACCCCGATGGCTGGCAGGTGCACAGCACGCACGGCACGTACCGCGCCGGACACGTCGTGCTCGCCGTCGACCCGCCCGCACTCGCCACCCTGGTCGAGGGCTCGCCGTCGCTGACCGAGCAGGCCCCGGCGCTGGCGGCGGCGCTGCCCGCGTACGGCCGGCCCGGCCCTCCGTACGCGGTCGCCCGCTACTGGTGCGACGGGGATGTCGACACCGGGCGGGCGATCTTCAGTGGGGTGTCCCGACAGGCCACGTTGGACTCGGTGACGCTGTACCACCGGCTGGAGCGCGAATCTCGCCACTGGGCCGAGCGGACCGGCGGCTCGGTGATCGAGTTGCACGCGTACGCCTGCGAGCCGGACGTGCCCGCCACCGAGCTGGCCGAACGGATGCGCGCCGAGCTGGCCGTGCTCTGGCCGGAGACGAACCGACTACGGGTACGGGAGCTGCGCGCCCGGGTCGAGGCGAAGGCACCGGCCTTCACACCGGGCAGCCACGCGGGACGCCCGGGGGTGCGCACCGACGCCGCCGGCCTCTACCTGGCCGGCGACGGCATCGGCACCGACTTCCCCAGCGCACTCATGGAACGGGCGGCGGCCACCGGAATCCTCGCGGCGAACCACATCCTGCGCGTCGAGGGCGGTGCCGCCGAGCCGCTCGACTCGATCCGGCCGCGTGGTCTGCTCGCCCGACGCTGA
- the rlmB gene encoding 23S rRNA (guanosine(2251)-2'-O)-methyltransferase RlmB translates to MAGNSQRRGRRVASKASAPKGSGGKNRDSLAGRGRTLPADERPWHKAYSGTEKLPQRTAWKQEKERRAAAEEGRAPKIGKPGSKDTTWGKGGGRGTATSKPGRAKQPAGRGGPRVAPGRKSNPAKDAPELLVGRNPVLEALRAQVPATALYTAQGIDIDDRVKEIVRTAADRGIAILEVSRAELDRMTGGVLHQGVGLQVPPFAYEPFEDLVAAALEQPAPLLVALDGVTDPRNLGAVIRSAAAFGAQGVFVPERRAAGITATAWRTSAGAAARVPVAQVTNLTRSLKACQDAGFVVVGLDADGETDLYDLEAAVGPLVVVVGSEGRGLSRLVGQTCDLTVSIPMISEVESLNASVAAAVTLAEVARRRAVDG, encoded by the coding sequence ATGGCCGGCAATTCCCAGCGCCGTGGTCGGCGGGTGGCGTCGAAGGCCAGTGCCCCGAAGGGGTCCGGCGGAAAGAACCGGGACTCCCTCGCCGGACGCGGCCGGACGTTGCCGGCCGACGAGCGGCCCTGGCACAAGGCGTACTCCGGCACCGAGAAGCTGCCGCAGCGCACCGCCTGGAAGCAGGAGAAGGAGCGCCGCGCGGCGGCCGAGGAGGGGCGGGCGCCAAAGATCGGCAAGCCCGGCAGCAAGGACACCACCTGGGGCAAGGGCGGGGGCCGGGGCACGGCCACCAGCAAGCCGGGCCGCGCCAAGCAGCCCGCCGGACGGGGCGGTCCCCGGGTCGCGCCGGGACGCAAGTCGAACCCGGCGAAGGACGCCCCGGAGCTGCTGGTCGGTCGCAACCCGGTGCTGGAGGCGCTGCGTGCCCAGGTGCCGGCGACCGCGCTCTACACGGCGCAGGGCATCGACATCGACGACCGCGTCAAGGAGATCGTCCGTACCGCCGCCGACCGGGGCATCGCGATCCTTGAGGTGAGCCGCGCCGAGCTGGACCGGATGACCGGGGGCGTGCTGCACCAGGGCGTCGGTCTCCAGGTGCCGCCGTTCGCGTACGAGCCGTTCGAGGATCTGGTCGCCGCGGCTTTGGAACAGCCGGCACCGCTGCTGGTGGCGCTGGACGGGGTCACCGATCCGCGTAACCTCGGCGCGGTCATCCGCTCCGCCGCGGCGTTCGGCGCGCAGGGTGTCTTCGTACCGGAGCGGCGGGCCGCCGGGATCACCGCGACGGCCTGGCGGACCAGCGCGGGCGCGGCGGCCCGGGTGCCGGTGGCCCAGGTGACCAACCTGACCCGATCGCTGAAAGCCTGCCAGGACGCCGGGTTCGTGGTGGTCGGCCTGGACGCCGACGGGGAGACGGACCTGTACGACCTGGAGGCCGCCGTCGGTCCGCTGGTCGTGGTGGTCGGCTCGGAGGGGCGGGGGTTGTCCCGCCTGGTCGGGCAGACCTGCGACCTCACCGTCAGCATCCCGATGATCTCCGAGGTGGAGTCACTGAACGCGAGCGTGGCCGCCGCGGTCACGCTGGCCGAGGTGGCGCGCCGCCGGGCCGTCGACGGCTGA
- a CDS encoding glycosyltransferase yields the protein MSGDRVAVIWRSCLLPGSETFIRNQADALSTWRPVYLGAVRVASPLSRDSDVVLCPATPRGRREWLRLRLTGGSPRLRRLLARLRPGLVHAHFGGDGWLVSRTAEQLGIPLVVTLHGLDVTRQAAAPGPRGARHRRNLRTMFGRAALILAVSGAIRDRAVALGADPAKIRVHHTGVPVPPEPVTGPKRWDVVFVGRFVEKKGVEDLVEALGMLSELRPRVLFVGTGPLRERVRVRAAQLGVDATFPGALPPSEVMRHIAEARLLAAPSRTATDGDTEGLPTTILEAFSLGVPVVATYHSGIPEAVTHESNGLLCAEGDRPALAANLRRLLTDAPLRGHLGKAARHRAETDFDLHQQTRRLEALYNSLLPPP from the coding sequence ATGTCCGGCGATAGGGTCGCCGTGATCTGGCGCAGCTGCCTGCTACCCGGCTCGGAGACCTTCATCCGCAACCAGGCCGACGCGCTGTCCACCTGGCGTCCGGTCTACCTGGGTGCCGTCCGGGTGGCCTCACCGCTGTCCCGAGACAGCGACGTGGTGTTGTGCCCGGCCACGCCGCGTGGCCGCCGCGAATGGCTGCGGTTGCGGCTGACCGGCGGCTCACCCCGGCTGCGTCGGCTGCTGGCCCGGCTACGCCCCGGGTTGGTGCACGCGCACTTCGGCGGGGACGGCTGGTTGGTCAGCCGTACCGCCGAACAGCTGGGCATCCCGCTGGTCGTCACCCTGCACGGTCTCGACGTCACCCGGCAGGCGGCGGCACCCGGTCCGCGCGGCGCTCGGCATCGGCGGAACCTGCGGACCATGTTCGGTCGGGCCGCGCTGATCCTGGCCGTCTCCGGGGCGATCCGGGACCGGGCGGTGGCGCTGGGAGCGGATCCGGCGAAGATCCGCGTCCACCACACCGGTGTCCCGGTACCACCGGAGCCGGTCACCGGGCCGAAGCGGTGGGACGTCGTGTTCGTCGGCCGGTTCGTCGAGAAGAAGGGCGTCGAGGATCTCGTCGAGGCGCTGGGCATGCTCTCCGAACTGCGTCCCCGCGTGCTGTTCGTCGGCACCGGGCCGCTGCGCGAGCGGGTACGCGTCCGTGCCGCACAGTTGGGCGTGGACGCCACGTTTCCCGGCGCGCTGCCGCCGTCCGAGGTGATGCGGCACATCGCCGAGGCCCGGCTGCTCGCCGCGCCGTCGCGTACCGCGACGGACGGCGACACCGAGGGACTGCCCACCACGATCCTTGAGGCGTTCAGTCTCGGCGTGCCGGTCGTCGCGACCTACCACAGTGGCATCCCCGAGGCGGTCACCCACGAGTCGAACGGCCTGCTCTGCGCGGAAGGCGACCGGCCGGCCCTGGCGGCCAACCTCCGTCGCCTGCTCACCGACGCTCCGCTGCGCGGCCACCTCGGCAAGGCCGCCCGCCACCGCGCCGAGACCGACTTCGACCTGCATCAGCAGACCCGTCGCCTCGAAGCCCTCTACAACTCCCTCCTCCCCCCACCCTGA
- the cysS gene encoding cysteine--tRNA ligase: MTLRLYDTAARSVRDFVPREAGKVGVYLCGLTLQAPPHIGHLRSGVNYDVLRRWLAVADFEVTFIRNVTDIDDKILVKAQEQERPFWSIAYANELKLAEAYRALNVLPPTYEPRATGHIPEMHDLIALLIERGHAYPATDGSGDVYFDVCSWPSYGALSNQLPDDMQSAGDAPDRGKRDPRDFALWKGAKPDEPADAYWPSPWGRGRPGWHIECSAMCWRYLGAEFDIHGGGLDLTFPHHENELAQSQAAGLPFARYWVHHGLLGIGGTKMGKSLGNALDLDYVASLGVRPVELRYYYVAAHYRSRIDYSEEALREAAVAYRRIEGFVTRALERVGAGGLGELPAAFVAAMDDDLNTSAALAALHEVLRDGNNALAGGEDVTVRTTLASVRAMLDILGVDPLDPAWTGGARASDLRGVVDSLIALALEQRAQARVRKDWAAADALRDQLKRAGVVVEDTPQGPRWTIGEQD; encoded by the coding sequence GTGACGCTACGCCTGTATGACACCGCCGCCCGATCGGTGCGGGACTTCGTCCCGCGGGAAGCCGGCAAGGTGGGGGTCTACCTGTGTGGTCTCACCCTTCAAGCGCCGCCGCACATCGGCCACCTTCGCTCCGGGGTCAACTACGACGTGTTGCGTCGCTGGCTGGCGGTTGCCGACTTCGAGGTCACCTTCATCCGCAACGTGACCGACATCGACGACAAGATCCTGGTCAAGGCGCAGGAGCAGGAGCGCCCCTTCTGGTCGATCGCGTACGCCAACGAGTTGAAGCTCGCCGAGGCGTACCGGGCGTTGAACGTGCTGCCGCCCACCTACGAGCCACGCGCCACCGGTCACATCCCCGAGATGCACGACCTGATCGCGTTGCTTATCGAACGCGGGCACGCCTACCCGGCCACCGACGGCTCCGGCGACGTGTACTTCGACGTGTGCTCGTGGCCGTCGTACGGTGCGTTGTCCAACCAGTTGCCCGACGACATGCAGTCCGCCGGTGACGCGCCGGACCGGGGTAAGCGTGACCCGCGTGACTTCGCCCTCTGGAAGGGTGCCAAGCCGGATGAGCCGGCGGATGCCTACTGGCCGTCGCCGTGGGGGCGGGGCCGGCCCGGCTGGCACATCGAGTGCTCGGCGATGTGCTGGCGCTATCTGGGCGCGGAGTTCGACATCCACGGCGGCGGGCTCGACCTGACCTTCCCGCACCACGAGAACGAGCTGGCCCAGTCCCAGGCCGCCGGCCTGCCCTTCGCCCGGTACTGGGTGCATCACGGCCTGCTCGGCATCGGCGGGACGAAGATGGGCAAGTCGCTGGGGAACGCCCTCGACCTGGACTACGTCGCCTCTCTCGGGGTGCGCCCGGTCGAGCTGCGCTACTACTACGTGGCCGCTCACTACCGGTCCCGGATCGACTACTCCGAGGAGGCGTTGCGCGAGGCGGCCGTCGCGTACCGGCGGATCGAGGGCTTCGTGACCCGGGCCCTGGAACGGGTCGGTGCGGGTGGGCTCGGCGAGCTGCCGGCCGCGTTCGTCGCCGCGATGGACGACGACCTGAACACCTCGGCCGCGCTGGCGGCGTTGCACGAGGTGCTGCGGGACGGCAACAACGCGCTGGCCGGCGGGGAGGATGTGACCGTCCGCACCACGCTCGCCAGCGTCCGCGCGATGCTGGATATCCTCGGAGTCGACCCCCTCGACCCGGCCTGGACCGGCGGAGCCCGGGCGAGCGACCTCCGTGGTGTGGTGGACTCCCTGATCGCCCTGGCACTGGAACAGCGCGCGCAGGCCCGGGTCCGCAAGGACTGGGCCGCCGCCGACGCGCTGCGGGATCAACTCAAGCGGGCTGGAGTGGTGGTCGAGGACACCCCACAGGGGCCGCGTTGGACTATTGGAGAGCAGGACTGA
- the ugpC gene encoding sn-glycerol-3-phosphate ABC transporter ATP-binding protein UgpC: protein MATVTYAKASRIYPGTERPAVNQLDLQIGDGEFLVLVGPSGCGKSTSLRMLAGLEDVDDGAIYIDDRDVTHLPPKARDIAMVFQNYALYPHMTVYENMAFALKLRKTSKSEIDRRVKEAAALLQLEEYLSRKPKALSGGQRQRVAMGRAIVREPQVFLMDEPLSNLDAKLRVQTRTQIASLQAKLGITTVYVTHDQVEAMTMGHRVAVMLDGVLQQVDTPRTLYDTPANVFVAGFIGSPAMNIKTVPFSEQGALFAEMSVPLTREQVEAANAEGGDGKVTVGFRPEDCDIVSATEGGMPVVVELVEDLGSDANVYGHAALDGASERFVVRTDRRTMPKLGDTIFVKPRTGQSHVFHSATGQRI from the coding sequence ATGGCTACGGTCACCTACGCGAAGGCGTCCCGGATCTACCCGGGCACCGAACGCCCCGCGGTCAACCAGCTCGACCTCCAGATCGGCGACGGCGAGTTCCTCGTCCTCGTCGGCCCCTCGGGTTGTGGTAAGTCCACCAGCCTGCGCATGCTCGCGGGCTTGGAGGACGTCGACGACGGCGCGATCTACATCGACGACCGGGACGTCACCCACCTGCCGCCGAAGGCCCGCGACATCGCGATGGTCTTCCAGAACTACGCCCTCTACCCGCACATGACGGTGTACGAGAACATGGCGTTCGCGCTCAAGCTGCGCAAGACCTCCAAGTCCGAGATCGACCGGCGGGTCAAGGAGGCGGCGGCGCTGCTCCAGCTGGAGGAGTACCTCAGCCGTAAGCCCAAGGCGCTCTCCGGTGGTCAGCGCCAGCGGGTCGCGATGGGCCGGGCCATCGTCCGGGAGCCGCAGGTCTTCCTGATGGACGAGCCGCTGTCGAACCTCGACGCCAAGCTGCGGGTGCAGACCCGTACGCAGATCGCGTCGCTGCAGGCCAAGCTCGGCATCACCACCGTCTACGTCACCCACGACCAGGTCGAGGCCATGACCATGGGCCACCGGGTCGCGGTCATGCTCGACGGCGTGCTCCAGCAGGTCGACACCCCGCGGACGCTCTACGACACTCCGGCCAACGTCTTCGTCGCCGGCTTCATCGGCTCGCCCGCCATGAACATCAAGACCGTGCCGTTCAGCGAGCAGGGCGCGTTGTTCGCCGAGATGTCCGTGCCGCTGACCCGCGAGCAGGTCGAGGCGGCCAACGCCGAGGGCGGCGACGGCAAGGTCACCGTGGGCTTCCGCCCGGAGGACTGCGACATCGTCAGCGCGACCGAGGGTGGCATGCCGGTGGTGGTCGAGCTGGTCGAGGACCTGGGCTCCGACGCCAACGTCTACGGCCACGCCGCGCTCGACGGTGCCTCCGAGCGGTTCGTGGTGCGCACGGACCGTCGGACCATGCCGAAGCTCGGCGACACGATCTTCGTGAAGCCGCGTACCGGCCAGAGCCACGTCTTCCACTCCGCCACCGGTCAGCGCATCTGA
- a CDS encoding enoyl-CoA hydratase/isomerase family protein codes for MVDADLVVEVAGAVATVVIHNPGRRNAMTPAMWRRLPVLLDGLESDPAVRVVVLTGADGTFCAGADLGDLDELLAAGDGSIAVAAEERLATFAKPTVAAVRGACVGGGCQLAVACDLRIAGADARFGVPPARLGLVYPAPTTHRLARLIGPAAAKHLLFTGELVTADRALRIGLVDEVLPDVDLAARVDNLTGVIAERSQLSVVAAKEIVDGRADEARMAWWHGQVRMSGEAREGVAAFHERRAPHFGWVPPAAR; via the coding sequence GTGGTGGACGCGGACCTGGTGGTCGAGGTCGCGGGTGCGGTGGCCACGGTGGTGATCCACAACCCGGGCCGGCGTAACGCGATGACCCCGGCCATGTGGCGGCGGCTGCCGGTGCTGCTCGACGGTCTGGAGTCCGACCCGGCGGTACGCGTCGTGGTGCTCACCGGTGCCGACGGCACCTTCTGCGCCGGTGCCGACCTGGGCGATCTGGACGAGTTGCTGGCCGCCGGTGACGGCAGCATCGCCGTCGCGGCGGAGGAGCGGCTGGCCACCTTCGCCAAGCCGACCGTGGCCGCCGTGCGGGGTGCCTGCGTCGGGGGCGGCTGCCAGTTGGCGGTCGCCTGTGACCTGCGGATAGCCGGGGCCGATGCGCGGTTCGGCGTACCGCCGGCCCGGCTGGGGCTGGTCTACCCGGCGCCCACCACCCACCGGCTGGCCCGACTGATCGGCCCGGCGGCGGCGAAGCACCTGCTCTTTACCGGCGAGTTGGTGACCGCCGACCGGGCGCTGCGGATCGGCCTGGTCGACGAGGTGCTGCCCGATGTCGATCTGGCCGCCCGGGTCGACAACCTCACCGGCGTGATCGCCGAGCGTTCGCAGCTCAGCGTCGTCGCCGCCAAGGAGATCGTGGACGGACGGGCGGACGAGGCTCGGATGGCCTGGTGGCACGGGCAGGTACGGATGAGCGGCGAGGCCCGGGAGGGCGTGGCGGCCTTCCATGAGCGCCGTGCGCCGCACTTCGGCTGGGTGCCGCCCGCCGCCCGCTGA
- a CDS encoding glycosyltransferase family 2 protein — MPSPPKVSVVIPTFARPELVSRAVRSALAQTVTDIEVIVVVDGPDEETGKALAEIGDPRLRVVELPGKGGAPNARNTGVREARAPWTALLDDDDEWLPTKLATQLELAGSATVSSPILASRLINKTPRAQFVMPRRLPEPGEPICEYLTLRRGLFHGDGFIQTSTIMAPTELLRRVPFTVGLRRQQELDWTVRATSHPDVELLIAAEPLVLWHQDEDRPRISLSSPWEAQLEWLRGIRPLITPRAYAAITMSIISSMAAPTRSFRIFRLLLAEARRHGRPGLVDYLTFGQIWLLPPQLRHRIRDRILGRGRHGGPALPEEPASTEPGVDAGRRPPGGATADAGTSTGTAGAAGETGTAGAAGKTGTAGAAGAAGIGADVRR, encoded by the coding sequence ATGCCATCCCCACCCAAGGTAAGCGTGGTCATCCCCACCTTCGCCCGACCGGAGCTGGTGAGCCGTGCGGTGCGCAGCGCCCTCGCGCAGACCGTCACCGACATCGAGGTGATCGTCGTGGTGGACGGTCCGGACGAGGAGACCGGCAAGGCCCTCGCCGAGATCGGCGACCCCCGGCTACGCGTGGTCGAGTTGCCCGGCAAGGGTGGCGCACCCAACGCCCGCAACACCGGCGTACGCGAGGCGCGCGCCCCCTGGACCGCCCTGCTCGATGACGACGACGAGTGGCTCCCCACCAAGCTCGCCACGCAGCTGGAGCTGGCCGGCAGCGCCACGGTGAGCAGCCCGATCCTCGCCAGCCGGCTGATCAACAAGACGCCCCGGGCACAGTTCGTGATGCCCCGGCGGCTGCCGGAGCCGGGCGAGCCGATCTGCGAGTACCTCACCCTGCGGCGCGGGCTGTTCCACGGCGACGGGTTCATCCAGACCTCGACCATCATGGCGCCTACCGAGCTGCTGCGCCGGGTGCCGTTCACCGTCGGGTTGCGCCGGCAGCAGGAGCTGGACTGGACCGTACGCGCGACCAGCCACCCGGACGTCGAGTTGCTCATCGCAGCCGAGCCGCTGGTGCTCTGGCACCAGGACGAGGACCGGCCACGGATCAGCCTCAGCTCGCCATGGGAGGCCCAGCTGGAGTGGCTGCGCGGGATCCGACCACTGATCACGCCACGGGCTTACGCGGCCATCACGATGAGCATCATCAGCTCGATGGCCGCGCCTACGCGCAGTTTCCGGATCTTCCGGCTGCTGCTCGCCGAGGCTCGCCGGCACGGACGGCCGGGCCTCGTCGACTACCTGACGTTCGGGCAGATCTGGCTGCTCCCGCCGCAGCTGCGGCACCGGATACGTGACCGGATCCTCGGCCGTGGCCGGCACGGAGGTCCGGCCTTGCCGGAGGAGCCCGCGAGCACCGAACCCGGCGTCGATGCCGGGCGACGACCGCCGGGTGGCGCGACGGCCGACGCCGGGACGTCGACGGGGACGGCCGGCGCCGCCGGTGAGACGGGGACGGCCGGCGCCGCCGGTAAGACGGGGACGGCCGGCGCCGCCGGGGCGGCGGGGATCGGGGCCGATGTCCGGCGATAG
- a CDS encoding MSMEG_6728 family protein: protein MQTFLPYPDFLASARALDQRRLGKQRVEAIQVLRGLTWPTYGWRNHPAVKMWTGYEEALTRYGLDICSVWCAAGRADTCATTLTVDLAAACGVEQVRTQQELALAGELPPWLGRTDVHLSHRSSLLRKDPAHYRPIFGDDVPDDLDYVWPSSGRPGRCPG from the coding sequence ATGCAGACCTTCCTGCCGTACCCGGACTTTCTGGCCAGCGCCCGGGCGCTGGACCAACGACGGCTCGGCAAGCAGCGGGTGGAGGCGATCCAGGTGCTGCGCGGGCTGACCTGGCCCACGTACGGCTGGCGCAACCATCCGGCGGTGAAGATGTGGACCGGGTACGAGGAGGCCCTGACCCGGTACGGGCTGGACATCTGTTCCGTCTGGTGCGCGGCCGGCCGGGCCGACACCTGCGCCACCACGTTGACCGTCGACCTGGCCGCCGCCTGCGGCGTCGAGCAGGTCCGCACCCAGCAGGAACTCGCCCTCGCCGGGGAGCTGCCACCGTGGCTCGGCCGGACCGACGTTCACCTGAGCCACCGTTCGTCGCTGCTCCGCAAGGACCCGGCGCACTACCGCCCCATCTTCGGCGACGACGTCCCCGACGACCTGGACTACGTCTGGCCGAGCTCCGGCCGCCCCGGCCGCTGCCCAGGGTGA